From Sphingobacterium bambusae:
GTATGCAACAATCTGCTTCCCGCCGTATTTTTCCTTTACGCAAATCAAGCGTAAAGCGGCGTTTCAAAAATCGGCAATGAACCTTAAAATAATCATAACAAGCATTCGCATTGCTGCGCTCTCGCGACAAACAATCCAAAACGATAGACAAACTATAAACTCTATTTTACGCGCTATGCTTTACGCAGCAAGCGAAGAGCACAAATGCTGGACAATCGCCGCGAGATGCGCTCTAATTATGCTATCACACCTTCAGCTGCCTGCTCCCTCAAAAAAGCCTTCAGTGGTCCTTTTAAAACTTCTTCATCAGCGTAAGACGACATCCCTATTATAAATGGGACAGATTTACCTGCTTCCAGTAAGCCGCCTGCTAGATTAACTTAATACAATTACAAATAGCAACTAAATCCTCTCGAGAGTAAAACAAAAAGCTACTTTTATACGCTGGCCCATCGGGGCTGGATAAAATATGGTATCTCTTAACGCTGGCACAATGAATAAAAAGGAGAACAAAATTTATATACAGGCGCGAAATATTTTAGATCAATATTTGGACGCGCATAAGTATCGAAAAACTTCCGAGCGTTACGCTATCCTCGAAGAAATCTACTCGCGCAAAGATCATTTTGATGTGGAGACATTTTATATTGAAATGAAAAATAAGGGCTTTAAGGTCAGTAGAGCTACGGTGTACAACACGATGGAACTGTTTAGTGTTTGCGGACTTGTTAAGCATAAGCATTTTGGTGATAACCTCACTTTCTACGAGAAAGCGATAGGTCAGCAGCAACACGATCACATCATCTGTACAGATTGTGGTAAAGTCGTCGAGTTTAGTGATCCGAGAATCAAGGAGATCCAGACTACAGTAAGTTCATTGTTATCCTTTGAGATTAAGTACCATAACCTGAATCTTTACGCCAGTTGCCGCGGTTGCCCTATCAAGCCACAGTAGCAGATTCAATCACATTATTGGAGCAAAAGTAAGTCACAAAATCTTGACGCCTACCAATGTATCGTCTTAAGTGCTATCTGACAAAAACAAGATGCGCATTAATTGGGTTCCATTTCTTTAGGAGCGGCTGAGGAGGTATTATATAGAAGATGATTTACCATAGCGCGC
This genomic window contains:
- a CDS encoding Fur family transcriptional regulator, whose amino-acid sequence is MNKKENKIYIQARNILDQYLDAHKYRKTSERYAILEEIYSRKDHFDVETFYIEMKNKGFKVSRATVYNTMELFSVCGLVKHKHFGDNLTFYEKAIGQQQHDHIICTDCGKVVEFSDPRIKEIQTTVSSLLSFEIKYHNLNLYASCRGCPIKPQ